CTTTATTCAAAAACCTGCAAAAAATCCGCATTGTTAAGTCCGACAGGCTGCTAGTTGTTCCGTAGAGTGTGCCGCCCGAAAGCGTCAGGCCAGCAACCGGATTCGCTCCGTCAAAAGAGTTCGTAAACCATTTCAATACGGCGTAACCACTTCCATCGGGTTGCATTTTGAATACAGTGCCCTGAACATTGTCTTTGCCGCTGGAAGTTGTGCCATAAAGCGTGCCATCCGGTCCCTGCACAAGCTGTGCATGAGGAAAAAATCCAGTAATGTTGGTTGGCTCGTCGAAGTTCTTGAGGACCGTAAAGGTCTGGGCGTGGGTTTGATTCACCATGAGCATCAACGCCAGCACACTCGAAATCAATAGTGACAAGACTTTGCTTTCTCGTGTTACGAAGCACCCCATTTCCTCCCAGGACGCAAGAGCAGGAAGGGAGCATTGTTTGTGGCCCAATTTCATGTTGTCATGCTGAACTTTCGCCAAGGAATTGTCAAGGATGAGGTGAAGCCCAATTGGGGCGTGGTTTCGACAGAATCACCAGTCTGCAGGGGCGTAGCCGGGTAAGACCATCCGCAGCAGCTTGACAGCAGTTGGCTTGGGTGGCACCTGAAACTTGCTCCCCCCTCAATCGTTACTCACGTTTTTGTAGTCAGGCATGGGATACTCGTTGGCGAACGGTTCGTAGTTCAGCGACCCAAGAGACGGGCACTGGGACAAAGGGTAGCGCGCCCGACTAGTCCAGTGACAACGCACACGCTCAAGTCATCGCAGAAAAATAACTGCCTGAAATTGTTTTTAGCTATAGCATCCACGGTTACTGAACTGGTCACGAAGCGGTCATTTCCGTTGGCATTGCAACTCTGCGTCTTGCCGTCAAACCCGAAATCCAGCATCTCAGCCTGGCTGCGCCGCCGCCGGAGGTTCGTAGGCGCACGCGGGTTCCTCGGCCAGGTAATCACCCGTCACCGCATAGGCTCGGGCTCGGGAACCGCCGCTGCAGGCGTCGCGAAACTCGCACCGGCCGCATTTGCCCTTCAGCAGGTTGAACTGGCGAAGCTCGCGGAACACCGGGTGATTCCGGTAAATCTCGACCACGGATTTATCCCGCACGTTGCCGCATTCCAGCGGCAGGAAACCGCTGGGACACACGTTCCCGGCGTAATCCACGAAGCAGAACCCGTGCCCCGAATTCACCGGCGGCCCCGAGATCATCATCCGGCCGCGCATCCGCCCAGCCTCCGGGTCGGTCGCCGCCCGCTGCGCCATGTACCGGCGCAGATGTTGGCCTTCGGTGACCTTGATCACAAACGGCGCGCGCTTCGATAACTGGTAGATCTTTTCAAACAGGCGCTCAAATTCCGCTGCCGTGCAACCCCGTAACGCCGAACCGCGCCCCGTGGGCACCAGGAAGAACACTTCCCAGAATACCACCCCCAGTTTTTCCACCAGCGCCGCCAGGGCGTCAAAATCATTCACGTTCCACGAGCCGAAAACCGTGTTGGCCTGCAGGTTCACCCCGGCCTCGCGAATCCAACCCGCCGCCTCGATCATCTTGGCATACGTCCCTGGCACTCCGCGAAAGGCGTCGTGCTTGGCGGCCGTTTCCGCATCCACGCTCACCGCCAGTTGATGGACGCCCGCCGCCTTCAGGGACAACACGCGTTCCCGGGTCAGGCGCGGCGTGCAGGCGGGGATGGTGCCGACCGTCAGTTGGCGGGATTTGGCATGGGCCACCAGTTCCTCCAGGTCGTCCCGCTGAAGCGGATCGCCTCCGGTGAACACGATCAGCGGCGTGCCCATGCTGGCGACGTCGTCAATGAGTTTCCGGCCTTCGGCCAGGGTGAGTTCCGCCGGGTCGCGTTGGTCAATCGCTGAGGCGCGGCAATGCTGGCAGGCGAGTTCGCAGGAGCGGGTGATTTCCCAGATCACGAGCAACGGGGCCTGCTGATAATCAATTTTCCAGTTCATTCTAATGCGCAAGGAGAGTGGCAATCCCGCCCGAGCAGGTCAATCCTTTCCTCTCGCCTCCAATCCGGTTGCGCGGCTGCCGACCCACCCGCTGGCCCCAAACTGATAGATTTGGAATACGTCATTCACTGCCACGATGCGCTACTAAATTGTACCGGTGGTTTTCGGCTTGATTAAGTTTTGGTAAAATCGGAGGTACTTGGGCATAATGCGGCTCGCATGACGACCCATCCACATCTCTGGGCCATATTATTGGTTTGGTTTGCCGCGCTGTGGCAGTTCCTGCTGGCACAAGCGCAACGCCACTTGTTTCTTGTCCTGACGTTGGTTTTGGGAGTACCGCCCGCCTTTGCGCAACCTAAGGAACGCTGGGTGTACGCGCCGGCAAATTACCAGGTCAACGAACAGGCTGACCGCATCATCGCCTTGCTGAACCGCGCGAAGGTGGCGGGTTACACGCATTTCCTGATCACGGATTCGAAATTCTCTCGCGTGCCGACCCTGCCACGCCATTACTTTGCCAACGTCTCCCGCGTGCGCGCCGCCGCGAAGGAAGCCGGCATCGAACTGGTGCCTGCGCTCTTCGGAGTTGGCTACTCGAACGATCTGCTCTCCAACGATCCGAATCTGGCCGAGGGTCTGCCCGTGAAGGACGCGCTATTCATCGTCAAAGATTCCTTCGCTCGCTTTATGCCCGATCCGGAAGTGGCCTTGAAGGACACCGCCCTTGCCAACCGCAAGGCGTGGGGTTTCATTGATGACAACCTCGTTTCCGAGCATGGCACCTTGTGCTCCCGCCCCACCGACAAGAACGCCCGCCTGAGTCAGCGGTTGAAAGTGCAGCCGTTCCGGCAATATCACGTCTCGGTGTGGATCAAGAGCAGCGGTTTCAAGGGCGGCCAGGCGGAAATCAAGGCCATCGCGGGTAAGGGTGTGCAGCTCAGCTACACCCTGCTTCACGAAGCGCCCACCCAGGACTGGCGTCAGCATCACATTACCTTCAACTCGCTCGAACATACCGAGGTGCAGCTTTACTTTGGTGTCTGGGGCGGTCATCAGGGGACTTTGTGGTGGCGCGAGCCGCGCCTCGAGGAGTGCGGGCTGGTCAATGTGCTCCGCCGCCCGGGCGCGTCGTTGGTGGTCAAGACCGAGTCTGGACGCGAGCTGAAGGAAGGCGCTGATTTCGACGCCGTCAGCGATCCGAAGCTGGGAACTGTTCCGTACGCCGGCGAATATGAGCCGTGGCACGACGCGCCGTCGCTGCGTGTGCGTGGTTTGGCGGATGGCACCCGGCTGCGCGTTTCCTTCTTCCATCCGCACCTCCTCAACGAAGGTCAGGTCTGCGCCTGCGTGAGCGAGCCGGCATTTACCACGTTGCTCAAGCGCCAGGCGGGCGACGTCCACGGCCTCTGGTCTGCGGCCGGATACATGATGAGCCACGACGAATGGCGCCTGATGAATTGGGACGACGCGTGTCAGTCACGCCATCTTTCACCCGGAAAGATCGCCGCGGACAATGTCCGCGTTTGTACCGACATGTTACGCGCCACCGCGCCTAGTGCCAGGGTGTTCGTCTGGAGCGACATGTTCGATCCATTTCACAACGCGACGCGGAATTACTACCTGGTAAACGGCGATCTGACCGGCTCGTGGGAGGGGCTCGACCGGGACGTGATTGTGGTGAATTGGAATTCGAATAAAGCTGCGGATAGCCTTAAATTTTTCAGCGGCCGCGGCCATCGCCAATTGATCGCGGGCTACTATGATGGCCCGCTCGCACGAACGCGCCAGTGGCTCGACCAAGCCAAGGGCGTTCCCGGCCTTATCGGGGTGATGTACACGACGTGGCACGCGAACTACACCCAACTGGAATCCTTCGCGAAGATGCTCGTTGAAGCCGGGTTTTAATAGTGTTTTTTCGAGGTGCCCGTGGTAGCAGGGAGTTATTGAAGATGCTTAGTGTGCTTGAACCCTTCGGAGCAATGGTCTCACGCTTGGCAATGCCCATGCGCTGCTGCGCCCAGAGCGGTGTGAGGGTGGCCAGCGCCAGGAAGCCCGTGCAGAAACTGATGGCAAGAATTTGCTTTTGGGCACTGTTCATGCCTTCTCTTGTCGTGATGAGGTAAAAGCAATTGCTGATCGGTTCAATCAGTACCACTCGCCTTTCATTTTGGAAAAGTCGATGGCCGACCGGTCTGTGAGGCGTACCGCTTTGCCTTCGCCGTGAGGCGTTTTCCATGACCATCCTGCCGGTTGATACCAGATATGAACGTCAATGACCGCGTCTGCACCAAGTTCCCTTGCTTTGTTGGCCATGCGTTTTAAAACGGCGTCCTTGGGTGAGGAGACCACCATTCCGACGTCAATTTGGCCAAGGCGATCACGCTGAATTGAGTTTTCGAGTGAGGCTTCCGTCACAAATACTTTATTGGTATGCGCGGCATACGTAGTGGGGGATTGATACTTGACATAAACTTTATTGAGAATTCGCATTGGACTGTGGGTGGAACATCCTGTCGCCAGCACCAACACTGCGCTCAAAGTCACCATTATCTTCGTTAATTGCATATGTAGTTCCTTTTGGTTCCGACTGTTATTTATTGTTTTCAATGACTTGGCCGAATTTATTTTTCGGGCCATTTAAACCCTTCCTACAGCACCTGTCGCAATGCTAGTTAAAGAGTCTTGCATGGATGGCAGACTAATGTCTATGCAAGCTCTAGTCAAACAATCAATGACCAACCTTTAAAACCGCGTGAC
This genomic window from Verrucomicrobiota bacterium contains:
- a CDS encoding choice-of-anchor tandem repeat GloVer-containing protein gives rise to the protein MSLLISSVLALMLMVNQTHAQTFTVLKNFDEPTNITGFFPHAQLVQGPDGTLYGTTSSGKDNVQGTVFKMQPDGSGYAVLKWFTNSFDGANPVAGLTLSGGTLYGTTSSLSDLTMRIFCRFLNK
- a CDS encoding TIGR04053 family radical SAM/SPASM domain-containing protein produces the protein MNWKIDYQQAPLLVIWEITRSCELACQHCRASAIDQRDPAELTLAEGRKLIDDVASMGTPLIVFTGGDPLQRDDLEELVAHAKSRQLTVGTIPACTPRLTRERVLSLKAAGVHQLAVSVDAETAAKHDAFRGVPGTYAKMIEAAGWIREAGVNLQANTVFGSWNVNDFDALAALVEKLGVVFWEVFFLVPTGRGSALRGCTAAEFERLFEKIYQLSKRAPFVIKVTEGQHLRRYMAQRAATDPEAGRMRGRMMISGPPVNSGHGFCFVDYAGNVCPSGFLPLECGNVRDKSVVEIYRNHPVFRELRQFNLLKGKCGRCEFRDACSGGSRARAYAVTGDYLAEEPACAYEPPAAAQPG